From one Chlamydiifrater phoenicopteri genomic stretch:
- the dnaB gene encoding replicative DNA helicase, whose amino-acid sequence MTTTSSSQTSSPNKTFIAPNSKESEMMVLGCMLTDVNSLNIVANLLNNSDFYYLEHKIIFHVMQESFRQDRSIDVHLVSEELKRQDKLNTVGGYSYLLSLAEFSGTAAHVEEYAKLVKAKSILRQIISTAKDIERKALEEPQDVSAALDEAQNAFFLISQKTSKHQYILVSERLKGTSPSHPKPYLVELQEKQELFLKQQKDTDKPYQPVTGIPTHFIDLDRLIHGFNPSNLMILAARPAMGKTALALNIAENICFKNNLPIGIFSLEMTADQLIHRMICSKSEVESQKISMGNLSGMDFQRIVSAVNEMQSHTLLIDDQPGLKITDLKARARRMKESYDIQFLIIDYLQLLSGSTRTVESRQNEISEISRTLKTLARELDIPILCLSQLSRKVEDRANHRPMMSDLRESGSIEQDSDLVMFLLRREYYDPHDKPGTAELIIAKNRHGSIGSVPLVFEKELARFQNYSALEPLT is encoded by the coding sequence ATGACAACAACCTCTTCTTCACAAACCAGCTCTCCAAACAAAACATTCATAGCCCCAAATTCTAAAGAGTCTGAAATGATGGTTTTAGGCTGCATGCTAACAGATGTGAACAGCTTGAATATAGTCGCGAACCTTCTTAATAACAGCGATTTTTACTATCTAGAGCATAAGATCATCTTCCACGTGATGCAAGAATCCTTTCGTCAAGATCGTTCTATTGACGTCCACTTGGTAAGCGAAGAACTGAAACGACAAGACAAACTCAACACTGTCGGCGGCTACTCTTATCTACTCTCTCTAGCAGAATTTTCCGGAACAGCAGCTCATGTTGAGGAGTACGCAAAGCTTGTAAAAGCAAAATCTATTTTAAGACAAATAATATCTACTGCCAAGGACATAGAACGAAAAGCCTTAGAAGAACCTCAAGATGTTTCTGCAGCCTTAGATGAAGCACAAAACGCCTTTTTCCTTATTAGCCAAAAAACATCTAAGCATCAATACATTCTTGTTTCTGAGAGATTGAAAGGAACTTCCCCCTCTCATCCAAAACCGTATCTAGTAGAACTCCAGGAGAAACAAGAACTTTTTCTAAAACAGCAAAAAGACACGGATAAACCCTACCAACCTGTTACAGGGATCCCAACCCACTTCATTGATTTAGATCGTTTAATCCACGGTTTTAACCCATCCAACCTAATGATCTTAGCAGCAAGACCTGCCATGGGGAAAACAGCTTTAGCCTTAAATATTGCAGAAAATATTTGTTTTAAAAACAACCTCCCCATCGGAATCTTCTCTCTAGAAATGACTGCAGACCAACTCATTCACAGAATGATTTGCTCAAAATCAGAGGTAGAGTCCCAAAAAATCTCTATGGGGAACCTTTCTGGAATGGATTTTCAAAGAATAGTTTCTGCTGTTAATGAAATGCAATCTCATACTCTTCTAATAGACGACCAGCCAGGGTTAAAAATTACCGATCTGAAAGCAAGAGCAAGGAGAATGAAGGAGAGTTACGACATCCAGTTTCTTATTATCGATTATCTCCAACTACTTTCTGGATCTACACGCACAGTAGAGAGTAGGCAAAATGAGATTTCTGAAATTTCTAGAACATTAAAAACCCTAGCTCGAGAGCTAGACATCCCCATCCTCTGCTTGTCACAGCTTTCTAGAAAAGTTGAAGACAGGGCTAATCATCGTCCAATGATGAGTGATTTAAGAGAAAGCGGCAGTATAGAGCAAGATTCCGATCTTGTAATGTTTCTTCTGCGTAGAGAATACTACGACCCGCACGATAAACCTGGAACAGCCGAGCTAATTATAGCAAAAAACAGGCACGGCTCCATAGGCTCTGTCCCTCTGGTTTTCGAAAAAGAATTGGCCAGATTTCAGAATTATTCTGCTTTAGAGCCCCTAACCTAG
- a CDS encoding AURKAIP1/COX24 domain-containing protein: MSSVKKKRKCKIAKHKRKKRRRRDRHKNK, from the coding sequence ATGTCTTCTGTAAAGAAAAAACGAAAGTGCAAAATCGCCAAGCATAAGCGCAAAAAACGCAGACGAAGAGATCGGCACAAAAACAAATAG
- the mnmG gene encoding tRNA uridine-5-carboxymethylaminomethyl(34) synthesis enzyme MnmG yields the protein MWAYPIEYDVIVIGGGHAGCEAAYIASKMQASVLLLTSNLDTIAKMSCNPAVGGIGKGHIVREIDALGGVMARIADDSGIQFRILNRAKGPAVRAPRSQSDKQLYHINMKRALEEIPNLHVMQGTADSFIVQDDRIRGVSTKERVSYYGKTVILSSGTFMRGLIHIGHQNFSGGRLGDAATEGLSKSLKSLGFPLGRLKTGTPPRVLSSSIDFSQTEEQPGEPGVCFSHREEFFVPKLPQVSCYISRTTKQTKAIVEKNLDRSALYGGSIEGVGPRYCPSIEDKIVKFADKETHHIFLEPEGINTKEMYINGVSTSLPFDVQYQIIRSIVGLENAIISRPAYAIEYDYVYGNVIRRTLESKLIEGLFLCGQINGTTGYEEAAAQGLIAGINAVNKILGAPPFVPSRRESYIGVMLDDLTTQVLDEPYRMFTGRAEHRLVLRQDNACFRLMHYGKSLGTLSQEKCALFEQYLTTLEEEKIRFNKVHKKIGDSVLPLSKILCRPEISYERLMEMFPEDVRDLGPFLNGSLEMEIKYSGYVNRQLAVIKNLEKSENIPIPAGFDFSSISALSLEAREKLAKFSPETIGSASRISGIASADIQVLIVALRKHACR from the coding sequence ATGTGGGCCTACCCGATTGAGTATGATGTCATCGTTATAGGAGGTGGGCACGCTGGATGTGAGGCAGCCTATATAGCTTCCAAAATGCAGGCCTCGGTCCTATTGCTTACATCTAATCTCGACACTATAGCCAAAATGAGTTGCAATCCCGCAGTGGGAGGCATTGGGAAGGGGCATATTGTTCGAGAGATTGATGCTTTGGGTGGAGTGATGGCTAGGATCGCAGATGATTCTGGGATTCAGTTTAGGATACTGAATCGTGCTAAGGGTCCTGCTGTTCGAGCGCCAAGGTCTCAGTCTGATAAGCAGTTATATCACATCAATATGAAACGCGCTCTGGAAGAGATTCCTAACCTTCATGTGATGCAGGGAACTGCGGATTCCTTCATCGTCCAAGATGATCGAATTAGAGGTGTTTCCACAAAAGAACGAGTCTCCTATTACGGAAAGACCGTCATTCTCTCCTCCGGGACTTTTATGCGTGGACTCATCCACATAGGCCACCAAAATTTTTCCGGAGGACGTCTAGGAGATGCTGCTACGGAAGGCCTTTCGAAATCTCTCAAATCACTGGGGTTCCCCCTAGGAAGATTGAAAACAGGAACTCCACCACGAGTCCTCTCTTCCTCAATAGATTTCTCTCAGACGGAGGAACAGCCAGGTGAGCCCGGGGTTTGCTTTTCCCACAGGGAGGAGTTTTTTGTTCCAAAACTACCTCAAGTCTCCTGCTACATTTCAAGAACAACAAAGCAAACAAAAGCTATTGTCGAGAAAAATTTAGACAGATCGGCTCTGTATGGAGGATCTATAGAAGGCGTTGGGCCTAGGTATTGTCCTTCTATTGAAGATAAAATAGTTAAATTTGCGGACAAGGAGACTCATCACATCTTTCTAGAGCCAGAGGGAATAAATACAAAAGAAATGTACATAAATGGGGTCTCCACCTCTCTTCCGTTTGACGTTCAATATCAAATTATTCGTTCTATAGTGGGTCTAGAAAATGCTATAATTTCACGACCGGCTTATGCTATAGAGTACGATTACGTTTATGGAAATGTTATTCGCAGAACGCTAGAAAGTAAGCTAATCGAAGGTCTATTTCTCTGTGGCCAAATTAATGGAACCACGGGGTACGAAGAAGCTGCAGCCCAGGGGTTAATTGCTGGAATTAATGCTGTCAATAAAATCTTAGGCGCCCCGCCCTTCGTCCCTTCTAGGAGGGAGTCCTACATAGGTGTGATGCTGGACGACCTCACAACGCAGGTTTTAGATGAACCCTACCGCATGTTCACTGGAAGAGCGGAACACCGTTTAGTACTAAGACAAGACAACGCTTGTTTCCGGCTCATGCATTACGGAAAATCCTTAGGGACCTTGTCTCAGGAAAAATGCGCTTTATTTGAACAGTACCTAACCACCCTTGAAGAAGAAAAGATTCGTTTCAATAAAGTTCATAAGAAAATCGGAGATTCCGTCCTTCCGCTATCCAAAATACTTTGTCGACCAGAAATTTCTTATGAACGCCTTATGGAGATGTTCCCAGAGGATGTACGAGATTTAGGCCCCTTCCTTAATGGATCTCTTGAAATGGAGATTAAGTATTCCGGTTATGTGAATCGACAACTAGCCGTCATAAAAAATTTAGAAAAATCAGAAAATATCCCTATACCAGCAGGTTTTGATTTTTCCTCCATTTCAGCGTTAAGCCTCGAAGCCAGAGAAAAACTAGCAAAATTTTCCCCAGAAACAATCGGTTCCGCATCTCGCATCTCCGGGATTGCTTCCGCGGACATTCAAGTATTAATTGTAGCTTTGAGAAAACATGCTTGTCGGTAA
- a CDS encoding lipoate--protein ligase family protein, whose product MIYLKNTPIYKQLLIEEALLRCDSRNICLININPPQSIVLGISCDPFKDLFLENVIEDNIPVIRRYSGGGSVYLDQDSVMVSWIISEDKATPSPQDILSRSYNIYAPILPPSFTIQGNDYVLGSRKFGGNGQYMQRGRFVHHTSFLWDIDLEKVSKYLKLPKKQPAYRKNRSHADFLTTLKSIYSQKEDFVDAIIQQITKNCPLEEISEDSLLPFLNKEHRVSTALLNLNHF is encoded by the coding sequence TTGATTTACCTAAAAAACACTCCCATTTACAAACAACTCCTTATAGAAGAGGCTTTGCTTCGTTGCGATTCCAGAAATATATGTTTAATTAATATTAATCCTCCACAATCCATTGTGTTAGGTATCTCATGCGATCCCTTCAAGGACCTATTCTTAGAAAATGTTATAGAAGATAACATCCCAGTTATTCGACGTTATAGTGGCGGGGGCTCCGTTTACTTAGACCAAGACTCTGTCATGGTGTCCTGGATAATCTCAGAAGACAAAGCTACTCCTTCTCCTCAAGATATTCTTTCTCGCTCATACAATATCTACGCTCCTATACTTCCACCGTCATTTACTATACAGGGAAATGATTATGTTCTTGGCTCACGTAAGTTTGGTGGAAATGGGCAATATATGCAGAGAGGTCGTTTCGTTCATCATACAAGTTTCTTATGGGATATAGACCTAGAAAAGGTTTCTAAATATCTAAAGCTTCCTAAAAAACAACCTGCTTATAGAAAAAACCGCTCTCACGCAGATTTTTTAACAACCTTAAAATCTATTTATTCTCAAAAAGAAGACTTTGTTGATGCCATAATTCAGCAAATTACAAAAAACTGTCCCCTAGAGGAAATCTCAGAAGACAGCCTTTTACCTTTCCTAAACAAAGAGCACCGAGTATCAACTGCTCTCTTGAATTTAAATCACTTTTAA
- the ndk gene encoding nucleoside-diphosphate kinase: MERTLSIIKPDSVAKANMGAIISIFEKAGLKIAAMKMMHLSRKQAEGFYFVHKSRPFFGELVDFMISGPVVVMVLEGENAIARNRELMGATDPKNAAAGTIRALYGESVGINAVHGSDSPENALIEVAYFFASTEIVNAS; the protein is encoded by the coding sequence TTGGAAAGAACATTGTCCATTATTAAACCCGATTCTGTTGCTAAGGCAAATATGGGAGCTATAATTTCCATCTTTGAAAAGGCTGGATTGAAAATAGCTGCAATGAAGATGATGCATTTGTCTAGAAAACAGGCCGAGGGGTTTTATTTTGTTCATAAGTCCAGACCGTTTTTTGGAGAGCTCGTAGATTTTATGATTTCGGGGCCTGTTGTTGTAATGGTCTTGGAAGGCGAGAATGCTATAGCGCGTAATAGAGAATTAATGGGAGCTACCGATCCAAAGAATGCAGCAGCGGGAACTATTCGAGCCCTTTACGGGGAGTCTGTAGGGATTAATGCAGTACATGGATCTGATAGCCCGGAGAATGCTTTGATAGAAGTAGCTTATTTCTTTGCTAGCACAGAAATTGTTAATGCTTCTTAA
- the ruvA gene encoding Holliday junction branch migration protein RuvA, producing the protein MFEYIRGKLSGTFPSYLVIDVNGLGYCIHVPERLSIELSSKIEQEVVVFVHSIVRETEHVLYGFSSKEERECFRLLMASSGIGPKLACSILNSFSLSNLSAVVRSEDSKTIASVPGLGKKTAEKLMVDLKEKLPALIQSLGGLSGDREIFLRKTGSCLKDNGISALISLGYSKISAEKMIAEALQELPEEDSLEKIIPVALKKAF; encoded by the coding sequence ATGTTTGAGTATATTCGAGGCAAGCTATCTGGAACGTTTCCTTCTTATTTAGTAATTGATGTTAATGGATTAGGATATTGCATCCATGTGCCCGAACGTTTATCCATAGAATTATCATCTAAAATAGAACAGGAAGTCGTAGTCTTTGTACACTCTATTGTTAGGGAAACAGAACATGTTTTATATGGATTTTCTTCGAAGGAAGAGAGAGAGTGTTTTCGGCTTTTGATGGCATCTTCTGGGATCGGGCCAAAATTAGCTTGTTCGATCTTGAATTCATTTTCTTTATCAAATTTATCTGCAGTAGTTCGGTCGGAAGACAGCAAAACGATAGCGTCGGTTCCGGGACTTGGGAAGAAAACTGCTGAGAAGTTAATGGTTGATTTGAAAGAAAAATTACCAGCGTTGATCCAATCTTTGGGAGGGCTTTCTGGGGATAGGGAGATCTTTTTAAGGAAAACTGGCTCATGTCTGAAGGATAATGGAATTTCTGCGCTTATTTCTTTAGGGTACTCAAAGATTTCTGCGGAAAAAATGATAGCAGAAGCTCTTCAAGAGCTTCCTGAGGAAGATTCTCTGGAGAAAATAATTCCTGTAGCTTTAAAAAAAGCCTTTTAG
- the ruvC gene encoding crossover junction endodeoxyribonuclease RuvC encodes MADSSPPKDLILGIDPGTVTTGYAFLQVEKRYRFVPYKFGKIEPSSKLSLTQRYRVLFENMRELVMENNPSVVVLETQFVHKNPQSTIKLGMARGVLVLAASLSEIPVFEYPPAVAKVAVVGKGNAKKEQVQLMTSRLLGLPELLKPSNEDVADAFALAICHAQSRNRLVSGVVL; translated from the coding sequence TTGGCTGATTCATCCCCTCCAAAGGATCTTATATTAGGAATAGACCCAGGGACCGTCACTACGGGATATGCTTTTCTTCAAGTAGAGAAGCGTTATCGATTTGTTCCTTATAAATTCGGAAAAATAGAGCCTTCATCGAAGCTCTCTTTAACCCAAAGATATCGAGTTCTCTTTGAGAATATGAGAGAACTTGTTATGGAGAATAATCCTTCGGTTGTGGTTCTTGAGACGCAGTTTGTTCACAAAAATCCTCAAAGTACTATAAAGTTAGGTATGGCCAGGGGAGTGTTAGTTCTGGCAGCCTCTTTGAGTGAAATTCCTGTTTTTGAGTATCCTCCAGCAGTGGCAAAAGTTGCTGTGGTAGGAAAAGGGAATGCTAAAAAAGAGCAAGTTCAGTTGATGACCAGTCGATTATTGGGACTTCCAGAGTTGTTAAAACCCTCTAATGAGGATGTGGCAGATGCCTTTGCCTTAGCAATATGCCATGCACAGTCTCGTAATAGACTGGTGTCTGGAGTAGTTCTGTGA
- the gap gene encoding type I glyceraldehyde-3-phosphate dehydrogenase, whose protein sequence is MRIAINGFGRIGRLVLRQLLSRGSGLEVCAINDLVPGDGLAYLFKYDSTHGKFSKPVVCENEHLVVEGHNKVQFLAERDVSKLPWRDLGIDVVVESTGLFTQKEAASKHLEAGAKKVLISAPGKGEIPTFVMGVNHEKYDPSTDHIISNASCTTNCLAPLAKVVNDSFGIEEGLMTTVHAVTASQPVVDGPSKKDWRGGRSCLQNIIPASTGAAKAVTLCLPELKGKLTGMAFRVPTADVSVVDLTVRLTKSTSYEEICKVIKDASDGAMKGILGYTEDEVVSSDFKGSVFSSIFDAGAGIGLNDRFFKLVSWYDNEIGYATRVVDLLEYMSKRAK, encoded by the coding sequence ATGAGAATTGCGATTAACGGGTTCGGTCGCATAGGCCGGTTGGTTTTAAGACAACTTCTTAGTAGAGGTTCTGGGTTAGAGGTTTGTGCCATAAACGATTTAGTTCCTGGGGACGGGTTGGCGTATCTTTTTAAATATGACTCGACTCATGGAAAGTTTTCGAAACCGGTTGTCTGTGAGAACGAACATTTAGTTGTCGAGGGACACAACAAGGTTCAATTTCTTGCTGAGAGGGACGTTTCAAAGCTTCCTTGGAGAGATTTAGGAATAGATGTTGTTGTTGAGAGTACGGGCCTTTTTACTCAAAAGGAGGCGGCCAGCAAGCACCTCGAAGCTGGAGCCAAAAAAGTTCTCATCTCGGCCCCTGGCAAGGGAGAAATTCCTACATTCGTCATGGGTGTTAACCACGAAAAGTATGATCCTTCCACAGATCATATAATTTCTAACGCTTCCTGTACAACAAACTGTCTCGCCCCTCTAGCTAAAGTAGTCAACGATAGTTTTGGTATAGAAGAGGGCTTGATGACAACGGTACATGCTGTTACTGCTTCTCAACCAGTTGTGGATGGTCCCTCGAAAAAAGATTGGCGCGGAGGCCGTAGTTGCCTCCAAAACATTATTCCGGCGTCTACCGGGGCTGCGAAAGCTGTTACGCTTTGTCTCCCGGAATTAAAAGGCAAGTTAACTGGGATGGCTTTTAGAGTCCCTACAGCAGACGTTTCTGTCGTAGATTTAACGGTAAGATTGACTAAAAGTACTTCTTATGAAGAGATTTGCAAAGTAATAAAAGATGCTTCTGATGGGGCTATGAAAGGGATATTAGGTTATACCGAAGATGAAGTCGTGTCTTCAGATTTTAAAGGGTCCGTATTTTCCTCTATTTTTGATGCCGGAGCAGGTATTGGCTTGAATGATAGGTTCTTTAAGCTTGTTTCCTGGTATGACAATGAGATTGGCTATGCAACTCGTGTAGTTGATTTATTAGAATATATGTCCAAGAGAGCTAAATAA
- the rplQ gene encoding 50S ribosomal protein L17: MQHASKKFRVGRTSSHNRCMIANMLKSLIDLERIETTLPKAKELRRHADKMITLAKKNTLAGVRLASARLMVRYNKLSPKEARRAKAGDTSCYNADRRVINKLFKDLGVRFSNRQGGYTRILKLQNRVGDNAQKCIIEFLSN; this comes from the coding sequence ATGCAGCATGCTAGTAAAAAATTTAGAGTTGGAAGGACTTCTTCGCATAATCGTTGTATGATAGCGAATATGTTGAAATCCCTGATTGATCTAGAAAGAATAGAAACAACCTTGCCTAAGGCAAAAGAGCTACGTCGGCATGCCGACAAGATGATTACTTTAGCCAAGAAAAACACTTTAGCTGGAGTGAGACTGGCTTCTGCAAGGTTGATGGTTCGTTATAATAAATTGTCTCCAAAAGAAGCCAGAAGGGCTAAGGCTGGGGACACTTCTTGTTATAATGCCGACCGACGTGTCATAAATAAACTTTTCAAGGATTTGGGAGTTCGCTTTAGCAATAGACAGGGCGGATATACCAGGATTTTGAAGTTGCAAAATAGAGTTGGTGATAATGCTCAAAAGTGTATTATAGAGTTTTTAAGCAACTAG
- a CDS encoding DNA-directed RNA polymerase subunit alpha, translated as MTEQEEPALLYDKFELPECVKVKAIEGQSSDKKVRFVAEPLEKGVGHTLGNALRRILLIGLEAPAIVSFSMTGVLHEYMSVEGIVEDVTNIVLNLKGSLLRKLPMRGSEEGRSARCLRSQVNVDAALLAEHNGCYQVRLIELLKGGEFEAVNPDHVIFSVTAPMQLDVELKVAFGRGYITSERVQIENKGVNEIVLDAAFSPVVLVNYFVEDTRVGQDTDFDRLILDVETDGRVSPKEAVSFATQILVKHFAIFEKMDERKLVFEEAVSIEKESKDDMLHKLVLGINEIELSVRSTNCLSNANIETIGELVIMPEPRLLQFRNFGKKSLSEIKNKLKEMKLELGMDLSLFGVGLDNVKEKMKWYAEKIRSKNIKG; from the coding sequence ATGACAGAACAAGAAGAACCAGCTTTACTGTATGATAAATTCGAACTCCCTGAGTGCGTAAAAGTAAAGGCTATAGAGGGGCAGTCTTCGGATAAGAAAGTTCGGTTTGTTGCTGAGCCTTTAGAAAAAGGCGTAGGGCACACATTGGGAAATGCTTTGCGACGTATACTTTTGATTGGTCTTGAGGCTCCGGCTATAGTTTCCTTTTCCATGACAGGCGTTTTGCATGAGTACATGTCTGTCGAGGGAATTGTCGAAGACGTAACGAATATAGTCTTGAATTTGAAAGGTTCTTTGCTCAGAAAGCTTCCTATGCGGGGTAGCGAAGAAGGAAGGAGTGCTAGATGCCTTCGTTCTCAAGTTAACGTGGATGCTGCTCTTCTGGCTGAGCATAATGGTTGCTATCAAGTTAGGCTTATTGAGTTATTAAAGGGTGGAGAGTTTGAAGCGGTTAACCCAGACCATGTGATTTTTTCTGTAACAGCCCCCATGCAACTGGATGTTGAATTAAAGGTTGCTTTTGGTCGAGGATACATCACTTCTGAAAGGGTTCAGATTGAAAATAAAGGGGTTAATGAGATAGTTTTAGACGCCGCTTTTTCTCCGGTGGTTTTAGTCAATTATTTTGTTGAGGACACCCGCGTAGGACAAGATACAGATTTTGATAGATTGATTTTAGACGTAGAAACTGATGGTCGAGTTTCTCCTAAAGAAGCAGTTTCTTTTGCTACCCAGATATTGGTTAAGCATTTTGCTATTTTTGAAAAGATGGATGAGCGTAAATTAGTCTTTGAAGAAGCTGTTTCGATAGAAAAAGAAAGTAAAGATGACATGTTGCACAAGCTGGTTCTTGGCATTAATGAAATAGAACTTTCGGTGCGCTCCACAAACTGTTTGTCCAATGCAAATATAGAAACTATAGGGGAACTGGTCATTATGCCAGAGCCTCGTTTGTTGCAGTTCCGAAACTTTGGGAAAAAGTCTCTTTCTGAAATTAAAAATAAATTGAAAGAGATGAAGTTAGAGTTGGGAATGGACCTCAGTTTGTTCGGGGTTGGCTTGGACAACGTTAAAGAAAAAATGAAGTGGTATGCAGAAAAAATCCGATCGAAGAATATAAAAGGGTAG
- the rpsK gene encoding 30S ribosomal protein S11, producing MVKNQMQVKKGAKKKITKSVPSGVVHVKATFNNTIVTITDPAGNVISWASAGKVGYSGSRKSSAFAATVAAQDAAKIAMNAGLKEVEVCLKGTGAGRESVVRALIGSGLVVSLIRDATPVPHNGCRPRKRRRV from the coding sequence TTGGTTAAAAATCAAATGCAGGTCAAGAAGGGAGCTAAAAAGAAGATCACGAAAAGCGTTCCTTCTGGAGTTGTTCATGTTAAGGCGACGTTTAATAATACTATTGTGACCATTACGGATCCTGCGGGCAATGTGATTTCTTGGGCTTCTGCAGGCAAAGTTGGGTATTCTGGATCCAGAAAGTCTTCCGCGTTCGCGGCTACTGTGGCAGCTCAAGATGCAGCAAAGATAGCTATGAATGCTGGGTTAAAGGAAGTGGAAGTGTGCTTGAAAGGCACGGGTGCGGGAAGAGAATCTGTTGTTCGTGCTTTGATAGGATCCGGGTTGGTGGTTTCTCTTATTAGGGATGCTACGCCGGTGCCGCACAACGGGTGTAGGCCAAGAAAGAGACGAAGAGTTTAA
- the rpsM gene encoding 30S ribosomal protein S13 has product MPRIIGTDIPAKKKLVVSLTYIYGIGPALSAEIIQKLQLNPDAKAGELTEEEIGRLNALLQAEYLVEGDLRRSVQSDIKRLVAIHSYRGNRHRLSLPVRGQRTKTNSRTRKGKRKTVAGKKK; this is encoded by the coding sequence ATGCCACGCATTATTGGAACAGATATTCCAGCGAAAAAAAAGTTAGTCGTGAGTCTTACGTACATTTACGGGATAGGTCCGGCTTTGTCTGCGGAGATTATTCAGAAGTTGCAGTTGAATCCTGACGCTAAAGCAGGAGAGTTGACTGAAGAGGAAATCGGAAGATTGAATGCCTTGTTGCAAGCTGAATACTTGGTAGAAGGAGATCTTAGACGTAGTGTTCAGTCTGATATTAAGCGTTTAGTTGCAATACACTCTTACAGAGGGAATAGACATCGATTATCTTTACCAGTTAGAGGGCAAAGGACAAAAACAAATTCGCGTACTCGTAAGGGGAAACGTAAGACTGTAGCAGGTAAAAAGAAATAA
- the secY gene encoding preprotein translocase subunit SecY produces the protein MITLKKIFSVAELRNRIYLTLLLLAACRIGVFIPVPGINGERALAYFKQLIGGGQNLFQLVDVFSGGAFAQMTVIALGVVPYISASIIVQLMMIFMPTLQREVRESPDLGRRKIGKYTRLLTVGLAVIQAALFAKFSLRMDAAIPGIVLPIMVAPKIFGIPWIFYLTVALVMTTGTLLLMWIGEQISDKGIGNGISLIIALGILSSFPSVVGSVVNRLNIGSQEASDFGFLSLLLLFAVFVFVLLSTVLIIEGVRKIPVQYARRVIGRREVPGGGAHLPLKVNYAGVIPVIFASSLLMFPATIGQFMTSDSSWLKRIAMFISPGSWAYSACFVLLIIFFTYFWTATQFHPEQIASEMKKNNAFIPGIKQGKATQFYLEYTMTRVTLLGAVFLAGIAILPSILGRLLRVDSNVSYFLGGTAMLIIVGVILDTMKQIDAFLLMRKYDSFFKKK, from the coding sequence ATGATTACGTTAAAAAAGATTTTTTCGGTTGCTGAGCTTAGAAATCGGATATATCTGACGCTCTTGTTATTGGCCGCTTGTCGTATAGGGGTGTTTATCCCTGTCCCGGGGATAAATGGAGAAAGGGCTTTAGCGTATTTTAAGCAGCTTATAGGTGGTGGGCAGAATCTTTTCCAGTTAGTGGATGTGTTTTCTGGAGGAGCTTTTGCTCAGATGACAGTAATCGCTCTAGGGGTAGTTCCTTATATTTCTGCTTCTATAATAGTTCAGTTGATGATGATATTTATGCCTACCCTCCAGAGGGAGGTTCGGGAGTCTCCCGATCTTGGTCGAAGAAAGATTGGGAAGTACACTCGTCTTTTGACTGTAGGGCTTGCTGTAATACAAGCAGCTCTTTTTGCCAAATTTTCCCTGCGAATGGATGCTGCGATCCCAGGTATAGTTCTTCCTATTATGGTGGCCCCAAAGATATTCGGTATTCCTTGGATTTTCTATCTGACTGTGGCTTTGGTTATGACCACGGGAACATTATTGCTAATGTGGATTGGAGAGCAGATTTCGGATAAAGGGATAGGGAACGGTATTAGTCTAATCATAGCTTTGGGGATTCTCTCCTCGTTTCCTTCCGTTGTTGGTTCTGTGGTTAATCGTTTGAACATAGGGTCTCAAGAGGCATCTGATTTTGGTTTCCTTTCTCTGTTGCTTTTGTTCGCTGTTTTTGTCTTCGTTTTATTGTCCACGGTTTTGATTATAGAGGGAGTTCGAAAGATCCCTGTTCAATATGCTAGAAGGGTGATTGGGCGTAGAGAGGTTCCAGGGGGGGGGGCTCACCTTCCTTTGAAAGTAAATTATGCTGGGGTGATACCGGTTATTTTTGCCTCCTCTTTACTCATGTTTCCTGCCACTATTGGGCAATTTATGACGTCTGATTCGTCCTGGTTAAAGCGAATAGCGATGTTTATTTCTCCGGGGAGTTGGGCGTATTCAGCTTGTTTCGTGTTGCTTATAATTTTCTTTACCTATTTTTGGACAGCAACGCAATTTCATCCGGAACAGATAGCATCCGAAATGAAGAAAAATAATGCTTTCATACCAGGGATTAAACAAGGAAAAGCGACCCAGTTTTATCTAGAGTACACGATGACCAGGGTAACACTTCTTGGGGCTGTTTTTCTTGCTGGGATAGCAATACTTCCTTCAATTTTAGGCCGTCTTCTCAGAGTAGATTCCAATGTGAGCTATTTTTTAGGGGGGACTGCGATGTTGATTATTGTTGGAGTTATTCTTGATACAATGAAACAAATAGACGCCTTTCTTCTAATGAGGAAATACGACAGCTTTTTCAAAAAGAAGTAG